The Streptomyces sp. RKAG293 genome includes a region encoding these proteins:
- a CDS encoding BTAD domain-containing putative transcriptional regulator, which yields MARTTASRRPAQPAQPGRPQPPRRRRTFGDVVRALLAFLALAVLVVGVPVALLKIVGSPLPHSFSMEVLREPITTETFINVLAVVVWLAWAQFAACVIVETKAAISGIGMPSRVPASGPSQLLARQLIAALLLIGASAASLTPGLAQLGNLHDQPHRGGPAVTAQQTPGQVQQHQQHAAGAQQQGGGAASTTVTPGAAAAAEAAKEATKFYRIQPPEGRHHDSLWEIAERHLGDGRRYNEIYQLNKDRAQPDGSKLSKASLIRPGWIMEMPADARGGDLVEMPVAAPKPAPDVQHYAERGGVKDTAAEGAHAAHTAPAQTPVQTPAQTPTQKPAEQPAHAEAAPVGPAVAAPSASQGSGHGFGLAEALIGAPLLAAGLLAALGRRRRTALWQSVTAGAVRTPRTPNGPEADAADALRIGADADTVAFLDRALRALSARLASDGGKLPTVYAAWLTDEALHLQLAWPEGQPPAPWQLGQDQTFWRLDRADLPADADVSASAPYPGLAALGTLDGARLMLNLEAVPGIVSLTGARADREAVLASVAAELATNGWSDRMTVTLVGFAEDLTALAPARIRHLADVPEVIETMAAETAQRSAALRTAGQDNVLTGRTGSAQHTQRSPHLVLIATEPTEEEADRLAELAADSGRLGIGYLVASARDDLPGAAWALEVTAAGRLLAPLLGLDLEAQLLPAAQYQAILGLFAAADPDREPSASVPPFMVDLTDQGRPGVYARLLGPFELIGLETPEAGRSLLLHEALALLLLHREGVHPRVLASALWPRGVTDDVRDALIDRLRDWLGTDADGSSRMSYDATGRLVLSSTVVSDWDVLQTLHHAASEGPGADDPQTRRRLLADALALARGSLLEDRAPGRYGWLAHEIVDAQHPVLVAEVALALAGLHLDAGKPKAAVAAVQTALAVTGSDERLWLALLHATHATGDPARLEAAAESLLARNHTLNGAARGLPPRVEALLDELLPTWRGSIGSIAN from the coding sequence CGCCACGGCGCCGCCGTACGTTCGGTGACGTCGTCCGGGCGCTCCTGGCGTTTCTCGCGCTCGCCGTCCTGGTCGTGGGTGTGCCGGTCGCGCTGCTGAAGATCGTCGGCTCGCCGCTGCCGCACTCCTTCTCGATGGAGGTGCTGCGGGAGCCGATCACGACGGAGACGTTCATCAACGTACTGGCCGTCGTGGTGTGGCTGGCGTGGGCGCAGTTCGCGGCGTGCGTGATCGTGGAGACCAAGGCCGCGATCTCCGGGATCGGGATGCCGTCGCGGGTGCCCGCGTCCGGGCCGAGCCAGCTGCTGGCCCGCCAGTTGATCGCCGCGCTGCTGCTGATCGGCGCGAGCGCCGCCAGCCTCACGCCGGGGCTCGCGCAGCTCGGCAACCTGCACGACCAGCCGCACCGCGGCGGCCCGGCCGTGACCGCCCAGCAGACGCCGGGGCAGGTGCAGCAGCACCAGCAGCACGCGGCCGGTGCGCAGCAGCAGGGCGGCGGGGCCGCCTCCACGACGGTGACGCCGGGTGCGGCCGCCGCCGCGGAGGCCGCCAAGGAGGCGACGAAGTTCTACCGGATCCAGCCGCCGGAGGGCCGGCACCACGATTCGCTGTGGGAGATAGCCGAACGCCACCTCGGCGACGGCCGCCGCTACAACGAGATCTACCAGCTCAACAAGGACCGGGCGCAGCCCGACGGTTCGAAGCTGTCCAAGGCGAGCCTGATCCGGCCCGGCTGGATCATGGAGATGCCGGCCGACGCGCGCGGCGGCGACCTCGTGGAGATGCCGGTCGCGGCGCCGAAGCCCGCGCCTGACGTGCAGCACTACGCGGAGCGCGGCGGGGTCAAGGACACGGCGGCCGAAGGAGCCCACGCGGCGCACACCGCACCCGCCCAGACCCCGGTCCAGACACCGGCCCAGACGCCCACGCAGAAGCCCGCAGAGCAGCCCGCCCACGCCGAAGCGGCCCCGGTCGGGCCGGCCGTCGCCGCACCGTCCGCATCCCAGGGTTCCGGGCACGGATTCGGTCTGGCCGAGGCGCTCATCGGCGCCCCGCTGCTGGCGGCCGGACTGCTCGCCGCGCTGGGCCGGCGCCGCCGTACCGCGCTCTGGCAGTCGGTCACCGCGGGCGCGGTCCGCACGCCCCGCACCCCCAACGGGCCCGAGGCGGACGCCGCCGACGCGCTGCGGATCGGCGCGGACGCCGACACCGTCGCGTTCCTCGACCGCGCGCTGCGCGCCCTGTCGGCACGGCTCGCCTCGGACGGCGGCAAGCTGCCCACCGTCTACGCGGCGTGGCTCACCGACGAGGCGCTGCACCTCCAGCTGGCCTGGCCCGAGGGCCAGCCGCCCGCGCCGTGGCAGCTCGGCCAGGACCAGACGTTCTGGCGGCTGGACCGGGCGGACCTGCCCGCCGACGCGGACGTCTCCGCCAGCGCCCCGTACCCGGGCCTGGCCGCCCTCGGCACCCTCGACGGCGCCCGGCTGATGCTCAACCTCGAAGCGGTGCCCGGCATCGTGTCGCTGACCGGCGCCCGCGCCGACCGTGAGGCGGTACTCGCCTCCGTCGCCGCCGAACTCGCCACCAACGGCTGGTCGGACCGGATGACGGTGACGCTCGTGGGCTTCGCCGAGGACCTCACGGCCCTCGCGCCGGCCAGGATCCGGCACCTCGCGGACGTCCCCGAGGTCATCGAGACGATGGCCGCCGAGACCGCGCAGCGCTCCGCCGCACTGCGGACCGCCGGCCAGGACAACGTGCTGACCGGCAGGACCGGCAGCGCCCAGCACACCCAGCGCTCCCCGCACCTCGTCCTGATCGCCACCGAGCCCACCGAGGAGGAGGCCGACCGGCTCGCCGAACTCGCCGCCGACTCCGGCCGGCTGGGCATCGGCTACCTCGTCGCATCGGCCCGGGACGACCTGCCGGGCGCCGCCTGGGCGCTCGAGGTCACCGCGGCAGGCCGGCTGCTCGCCCCGCTCCTCGGTCTGGACCTGGAGGCACAGCTGCTCCCGGCCGCCCAGTACCAGGCGATCCTCGGGCTGTTCGCGGCGGCCGACCCGGACCGCGAACCGTCCGCCTCCGTACCGCCGTTCATGGTCGACCTCACCGACCAGGGCCGGCCCGGGGTGTACGCCCGCCTGCTCGGCCCGTTCGAACTCATCGGTCTGGAGACCCCGGAGGCCGGGCGCAGCCTGCTCCTCCACGAGGCGCTGGCGCTGCTCCTGCTGCACCGCGAGGGCGTCCATCCGCGGGTGCTGGCCTCCGCGCTCTGGCCGCGCGGCGTCACCGACGACGTGCGCGACGCGCTCATCGACCGGCTGCGCGACTGGCTCGGCACCGACGCCGACGGCTCGTCGCGGATGTCGTACGACGCGACCGGCCGCCTCGTGCTGTCCAGCACGGTCGTCTCCGACTGGGACGTCCTGCAGACCCTGCACCACGCGGCCTCCGAGGGCCCCGGTGCCGACGACCCGCAGACCCGCCGCCGGCTGCTGGCCGACGCCCTCGCGCTGGCCCGCGGCTCCCTCCTGGAGGACCGCGCCCCGGGCCGCTACGGCTGGCTCGCCCACGAGATCGTCGACGCCCAGCACCCGGTCCTCGTCGCCGAGGTCGCCCTCGCCCTCGCGGGTCTGCACCTCGACGCGGGCAAGCCGAAGGCCGCCGTCGCCGCCGTACAGACCGCCCTGGCGGTCACCGGCTCCGACGAGCGGCTCTGGCTCGCCCTCCTGCACGCGACCCACGCCACCGGCGACCCGGCCCGCCTCGAAGCCGCCGCCGAATCCCTCCTGGCCCGCAACCACACCCTCAACGGCGCGGCCCGCGGCCTTCCGCCCCGCGTCGAAGCCCTCCTGGACGAACTGCTCCCGACCTGGCGCGGCAGCATCGGCAGCATCGCCAACTGA